A part of Pararhizobium sp. A13 genomic DNA contains:
- the pdxA gene encoding 4-hydroxythreonine-4-phosphate dehydrogenase PdxA: MTPPASDRPLALTMGDPAGIGLDISLAAWTNRRSWQTPPFILIGDPAALAERARILGHDIAIHETDCTGAIAVFETALPVLPVACATLVTPGQPDSANASAITGAIEAAVRLTMEGATSAVVTNPIAKSVLYEAGFKFPGHTEFLADIGERATGEKLLPIMLLAGPKLKAVPVTIHIPLKDVPAQLTSDLIYRTCTITANDLKRRFGLASPRIAVAGLNPHAGENGALGLEDEAIIRPVIDRLKAEGLDIIGPLPADTMFHDRARATYDVAICMYHDQALIPAKALGFDDSVNVTLGLPFIRTSPDHGTAFSLAGKGIARADSLLAALKMAKELADTAARANG, from the coding sequence ATGACACCACCAGCAAGCGACAGGCCGCTCGCCCTGACCATGGGCGATCCGGCCGGCATCGGCCTCGACATCAGCCTTGCCGCCTGGACGAACAGGCGGAGCTGGCAGACGCCGCCCTTCATCCTGATCGGCGATCCCGCCGCACTTGCCGAGCGCGCCCGTATCCTTGGCCATGACATCGCCATCCACGAAACGGATTGCACCGGAGCAATTGCGGTTTTCGAGACCGCGCTGCCGGTTCTGCCGGTCGCCTGTGCGACCCTCGTCACGCCGGGCCAACCGGATTCCGCCAATGCCAGCGCCATCACCGGCGCCATCGAAGCCGCCGTCCGGCTGACGATGGAGGGGGCCACGTCCGCCGTCGTCACCAATCCGATCGCCAAATCGGTTCTCTACGAGGCCGGCTTCAAGTTCCCCGGACACACCGAATTTCTTGCCGATATCGGCGAACGCGCCACCGGCGAAAAACTGCTGCCGATCATGCTGCTGGCCGGGCCGAAGCTGAAGGCCGTGCCGGTGACGATCCATATCCCGCTGAAGGACGTGCCGGCGCAGCTGACTTCCGACCTGATCTACCGGACATGTACGATCACCGCGAATGACCTGAAGCGGCGTTTCGGTCTTGCCTCGCCGCGCATCGCCGTGGCGGGCCTCAACCCGCATGCCGGCGAGAACGGCGCATTGGGTCTCGAGGACGAAGCGATCATTCGCCCCGTTATCGATCGGCTGAAGGCCGAGGGGCTCGATATCATCGGCCCCCTGCCCGCCGATACCATGTTCCATGATCGCGCCCGGGCAACTTATGACGTGGCGATCTGCATGTATCACGATCAAGCGCTGATCCCGGCCAAGGCGCTCGGCTTCGACGACAGTGTCAACGTCACGCTCGGCCTTCCCTTCATCCGCACCTCGCCGGATCACGGCACGGCGTTCAGCCTCGCTGGCAAGGGTATCGCTCGCGCCGACAGCCTGCTGGCCGCACTGAAGATGGCTAAGGAACTGGCTGACACCGCCGCAAGGGCGAACGGCTGA
- a CDS encoding peptidylprolyl isomerase: MGGKHSITRAVSAMILACGLALAAAPAPVQAASKVVAVVNGSPITSGDIAKRAAFLRLQRQGGGQAAAREQLIDEVLKREEVIRVGASVSTSDVDAAVGRFASGNKLTIQQLSQVLDKAGVGLDHFKSYVAVAMSWPRVVNARYGGSGGGRLSNEELVRRMQENGGNKPVTTEYFLQQVIFVVPTSKRNAIIGKRQAEANASRSKYPGCEQAKVFAATMRDVSIRNLGRMMVQEIPEAWKPLVEKAGDGNTTGTRVTEKGVEYLGICKKRQVSDDLAAEVVFRAEDIGKKTEGEDANSKKYIEELRKRAQIIEK; the protein is encoded by the coding sequence ATGGGCGGGAAACACTCGATCACGCGCGCGGTTTCAGCAATGATCCTCGCCTGCGGCCTGGCATTGGCCGCCGCACCGGCGCCGGTCCAGGCAGCGAGCAAGGTCGTCGCCGTCGTCAACGGTTCGCCCATCACATCCGGTGACATCGCCAAGCGTGCCGCGTTCCTGCGCCTGCAGCGGCAGGGCGGTGGCCAGGCCGCTGCGCGCGAGCAGTTGATCGACGAAGTCCTCAAGCGCGAAGAAGTCATCAGGGTCGGCGCCTCCGTCAGCACGAGTGACGTCGATGCGGCAGTCGGCCGCTTTGCCTCCGGCAACAAGCTGACCATTCAGCAATTGTCGCAGGTTCTCGACAAGGCCGGCGTGGGCCTCGACCACTTCAAGAGCTACGTCGCGGTCGCCATGAGCTGGCCGCGCGTCGTCAACGCCCGCTATGGCGGCAGCGGCGGCGGCCGTCTTTCCAACGAGGAACTGGTCCGGCGCATGCAGGAAAACGGCGGCAACAAGCCGGTGACGACGGAATACTTCCTACAGCAGGTGATTTTCGTGGTACCCACCTCCAAGCGCAACGCCATCATCGGCAAGCGCCAGGCGGAAGCCAACGCGTCGCGCTCGAAATATCCCGGTTGCGAACAGGCCAAGGTCTTTGCTGCAACGATGCGGGACGTGTCGATCCGCAATCTCGGCCGCATGATGGTGCAGGAGATCCCCGAGGCCTGGAAACCGCTGGTTGAAAAGGCCGGCGACGGGAACACGACGGGAACGCGCGTGACGGAAAAGGGCGTCGAGTATCTCGGCATCTGCAAGAAGCGCCAGGTTTCCGACGATCTTGCTGCCGAAGTCGTCTTCCGCGCCGAGGACATTGGCAAGAAGACCGAGGGCGAAGACGCCAACAGCAAGAAGTACATCGAGGAACTGCGCAAGCGGGCGCAGATCATCGAAAAGTAA
- the gmk gene encoding guanylate kinase produces MSPASPPSTKAIQRRGLMLVISSPSGAGKSTIARNLLEADPQMSISVSVTTRNRRPSEIEGRHYFFKSIREFEGLRQTDALLEWAEVHGNFYGTPRDAVEQAMAEGRDMLFDIDWQGAQQLQEKMGGDVVSIFILPPSMAELQSRLHRRAEDTEEVIQTRLANSRSEIEHWIEYDYIVVNEDLNSAFASVKAIVEAERLRRDRRPGLFEFVNGLLTETPRL; encoded by the coding sequence ATGAGCCCCGCCAGCCCACCATCCACAAAAGCCATTCAGCGCCGCGGCCTCATGCTGGTGATCTCGTCACCCTCCGGCGCCGGCAAGTCGACGATCGCGCGCAACCTGCTCGAAGCCGATCCGCAGATGAGCATCTCCGTCAGCGTGACGACGCGCAACCGCCGCCCGAGCGAGATCGAAGGCCGTCACTACTTCTTCAAGTCGATCCGCGAGTTCGAGGGCCTGCGCCAGACAGACGCGCTGCTGGAATGGGCCGAGGTGCACGGCAATTTCTACGGCACGCCGCGCGACGCGGTGGAGCAGGCCATGGCCGAAGGCCGCGACATGCTGTTCGACATCGACTGGCAGGGCGCCCAGCAACTGCAGGAGAAGATGGGTGGCGATGTCGTGTCGATCTTCATCCTGCCGCCGTCGATGGCCGAACTGCAGTCGCGCCTGCACCGGCGCGCCGAGGACACGGAAGAGGTGATTCAGACGCGGCTTGCCAATTCGCGCTCCGAGATCGAGCACTGGATCGAATACGACTATATCGTCGTCAACGAGGATCTCAACAGCGCCTTCGCCTCGGTCAAGGCGATCGTCGAGGCCGAACGCCTGCGCCGCGACCGTCGTCCCGGCCTGTTCGAGTTCGTCAACGGGCTTTTGACGGAAACTCCGAGGTTGTGA
- a CDS encoding acyl carrier protein — translation MSDVAERVKKIVIDHLGVDAEKVSEGASFIDDLGADSLDTVELVMAFEEEFGVEIPDDAADSILTVGDAVKFIEKAQA, via the coding sequence ATGAGCGACGTAGCAGAACGCGTAAAGAAAATTGTTATTGATCATCTTGGCGTCGACGCCGAAAAGGTTTCGGAAGGCGCAAGCTTCATCGACGATCTGGGCGCGGACTCGCTCGACACCGTCGAACTGGTCATGGCATTCGAAGAAGAGTTCGGCGTCGAAATCCCCGACGATGCAGCCGATTCGATCCTGACGGTCGGCGACGCTGTCAAGTTTATCGAAAAGGCGCAGGCCTGA
- the mltG gene encoding endolytic transglycosylase MltG, translating to MNDANENSAVPFGRSEAGNNGPIIPKSASEALRPEKVPQPPKRSRKAKSQVVIFLNFLMTVIVCLTIAAAATVYYAMTAYEAKGPLTANTNFIVRNGAGIQEIAGSLERNNIVSDGRVFRFMSEAYLDDDTLKAGEYEIKAGSSMQEIMQLLKSGKSILYSVSLPEGLTVKQMFSKLSTDPVLEGNLPAELPAEGTLRPDTYKFSRGTKRSEIVAQMAAAQKALVDQIWDRRDPDLPVSGRDEFVTLASIVEKETGIADERSRVASVFINRLEKGMRLQSDPTIIYGIFGGDGKPADRPILKSDLDKQTPYNTYLIKGLPPTPIANPGRAALEAVANPSRTSDLYFVADGTGGHVFAATLDEHNNNVRRWRKLEAEKAAAAAKAAEPEPVQE from the coding sequence GTGAACGACGCAAACGAAAACAGCGCAGTGCCTTTCGGCCGCAGCGAGGCCGGAAACAACGGCCCGATCATTCCGAAGTCGGCGAGCGAAGCTCTTCGTCCCGAAAAAGTGCCGCAGCCGCCGAAGCGGTCGCGCAAGGCGAAAAGCCAGGTCGTCATCTTTCTGAACTTCCTCATGACCGTCATCGTCTGCCTGACGATCGCTGCCGCCGCGACGGTTTACTACGCGATGACGGCTTACGAGGCCAAGGGCCCGCTGACGGCAAACACCAATTTCATTGTGCGCAACGGCGCCGGCATCCAAGAGATCGCAGGCAGCCTCGAGCGCAACAACATCGTCTCCGACGGGCGTGTCTTCCGCTTCATGTCGGAAGCCTATCTGGACGACGACACGCTGAAGGCCGGCGAGTACGAAATCAAGGCGGGCTCCTCCATGCAGGAGATCATGCAACTGCTGAAGTCCGGCAAGTCGATCCTCTATTCCGTATCGCTTCCCGAAGGCCTGACCGTCAAGCAGATGTTCAGCAAGCTGAGCACGGATCCCGTACTTGAAGGCAATCTGCCCGCAGAGTTGCCCGCCGAGGGCACGTTGCGCCCCGACACCTATAAATTCTCGCGTGGCACCAAGCGCAGCGAAATCGTCGCGCAGATGGCGGCCGCGCAGAAGGCGCTGGTCGATCAGATATGGGATCGTCGCGACCCGGACCTGCCGGTCTCCGGCCGTGATGAGTTCGTTACGCTCGCGTCAATCGTGGAGAAGGAAACGGGCATCGCCGACGAACGCTCGCGCGTCGCTTCCGTCTTCATCAACCGGCTGGAAAAAGGCATGCGCCTGCAGTCCGACCCGACGATCATCTACGGCATTTTCGGCGGCGACGGAAAGCCGGCCGACCGGCCGATCCTGAAATCGGACCTCGACAAGCAGACGCCCTACAACACCTACCTGATCAAGGGTCTGCCGCCGACGCCGATCGCCAATCCCGGCCGGGCAGCGCTCGAGGCGGTTGCCAATCCATCGCGCACATCGGACCTCTATTTCGTCGCCGACGGTACAGGCGGGCATGTGTTCGCGGCCACACTCGACGAGCACAACAACAATGTCCGCCGCTGGCGCAAGCTGGAGGCCGAGAAGGCCGCCGCGGCTGCCAAGGCGGCGGAACCCGAGCCCGTCCAGGAATAA
- the fabF gene encoding beta-ketoacyl-ACP synthase II → MRRVVITGTGMVSPLGCGTEITWSRLLAGGNAARKVTEFEVEDLPAKIACRLPFGDGTNGTFNPDNWMELKEQRKVDSFIIYAMAAAEMALADADWHPKSDEDQIATGVMIGSGIGGLEGIVDGGITLRDKGPRRVSPFFIPGRLINLASGQVSIRHKLRGPNHSVVTACSTGAHAIGDASRLIALGDADVMVAGGTESPISRIALAGFAACKALSTQHNDDPQKASRPYDKDRDGFVMGEGAGVVVLEELEHAKARGAKIYAEVVGYGLSGDAFHITAPAEDGDGAYRCMQMALKRAGLTAADIDYINAHGTSTMADTIELGAAERVLGEHAARVSMSSTKSAIGHLLGAAGAVEAIFCALAIRDNVAPPTLNLDNPSVETKIDLVPHVARKREINVALSNSFGFGGTNASLVLRRFA, encoded by the coding sequence ATGAGACGTGTCGTTATCACCGGTACCGGCATGGTATCTCCATTGGGTTGCGGAACCGAGATCACCTGGTCGCGGCTGCTTGCCGGAGGAAATGCCGCCCGCAAGGTGACGGAATTCGAAGTCGAAGACCTGCCTGCGAAGATCGCCTGCCGCCTGCCGTTCGGCGACGGCACCAACGGCACCTTCAACCCCGATAACTGGATGGAGCTGAAGGAACAGCGCAAGGTCGATTCCTTCATCATCTATGCCATGGCCGCAGCCGAGATGGCGCTGGCGGATGCCGATTGGCATCCGAAATCCGACGAAGACCAGATCGCCACCGGCGTCATGATCGGTTCCGGTATCGGCGGTCTGGAAGGCATCGTCGATGGCGGCATCACGTTGCGCGACAAGGGTCCGCGCCGCGTTTCCCCCTTCTTCATTCCCGGCCGTCTGATCAATCTCGCCTCCGGCCAGGTGTCGATCCGCCACAAGCTGCGCGGCCCCAACCATTCGGTCGTCACGGCCTGTTCCACCGGCGCCCATGCGATCGGCGATGCGAGCCGTCTGATCGCGCTCGGCGACGCCGACGTGATGGTTGCGGGCGGTACTGAATCGCCGATTTCCCGTATCGCGCTTGCCGGCTTTGCGGCCTGCAAGGCGCTGTCCACCCAACACAATGACGATCCTCAGAAGGCTTCGCGCCCCTATGACAAGGACCGTGACGGCTTCGTCATGGGCGAGGGTGCGGGCGTTGTCGTGCTCGAAGAACTCGAACATGCCAAGGCGCGAGGCGCCAAGATTTATGCGGAAGTCGTCGGCTACGGTCTTTCGGGCGATGCCTTCCACATCACCGCGCCTGCGGAAGACGGCGACGGGGCCTATCGCTGCATGCAGATGGCGTTGAAGCGCGCCGGCCTGACGGCAGCCGATATCGACTACATCAACGCGCACGGTACGTCCACAATGGCGGACACGATCGAGCTTGGCGCCGCCGAGCGCGTTCTTGGCGAACACGCCGCCAGGGTTTCCATGTCGTCTACCAAATCTGCGATCGGCCATCTGCTCGGCGCTGCCGGTGCGGTGGAGGCAATCTTCTGCGCTCTGGCGATCCGCGACAATGTCGCGCCGCCGACGCTCAATCTCGACAATCCCTCGGTTGAAACGAAGATCGACCTGGTGCCGCATGTGGCGCGCAAGCGCGAGATCAATGTTGCTCTGTCGAATTCCTTCGGTTTCGGCGGCACGAACGCTTCCCTCGTTCTGCGCCGCTTTGCGTGA
- the rsmA gene encoding 16S rRNA (adenine(1518)-N(6)/adenine(1519)-N(6))-dimethyltransferase RsmA produces the protein MAAIDGLPPLRDVIQRHGLDAKKALGQNFLFDLNLTQKIARTAGSLDGVTVIEVGPGPGGLTRAILSLGAKKVIAVERDSRCLPALAEIADHYPGRLDVIEGDALKIDFEDLAGDGPVRIISNLPYNVGTQLLVNWLLPKAWPPFYQSMTLMFQREVGLRIVAEADDNHYGRLGVLCGWRTNARMAFDVPAQAFSPPPKVTSSVVHLEPIGNPIPCSAANLEKVTMAAFGQRRKMLRQSVKSIGGEALLAKACIDPQRRAETLSVEEFCRIANCL, from the coding sequence ATGGCGGCGATCGACGGCCTGCCGCCGCTACGCGATGTCATCCAACGCCATGGTCTCGATGCCAAAAAGGCATTGGGCCAGAACTTTCTGTTCGATCTCAACCTCACCCAGAAGATCGCCCGCACCGCCGGGTCGCTCGACGGCGTGACGGTGATCGAGGTCGGCCCCGGCCCCGGCGGTCTCACCCGCGCCATCCTGTCGCTCGGCGCCAAGAAGGTGATTGCAGTCGAACGGGATTCCCGCTGCCTGCCCGCGCTCGCCGAGATCGCCGATCACTATCCCGGCCGCCTGGACGTGATCGAGGGCGACGCGCTGAAGATCGATTTCGAAGATCTCGCAGGCGATGGCCCGGTCAGGATCATCTCCAACCTGCCTTACAACGTCGGAACGCAACTGCTGGTCAACTGGCTGCTGCCGAAGGCATGGCCGCCCTTCTACCAGTCGATGACGCTAATGTTCCAGCGCGAGGTTGGCCTCAGGATCGTGGCGGAGGCGGACGACAATCACTATGGACGACTCGGCGTTCTCTGCGGCTGGCGGACGAATGCACGCATGGCCTTCGACGTGCCGGCGCAGGCGTTTTCGCCGCCACCGAAGGTAACCTCGTCGGTGGTCCATCTGGAACCGATCGGCAACCCTATCCCCTGCTCGGCCGCCAATCTCGAAAAGGTGACAATGGCCGCCTTCGGCCAGCGCCGGAAGATGCTGCGCCAGAGCGTCAAATCGATCGGCGGCGAAGCCCTGCTCGCCAAGGCCTGCATCGATCCGCAGCGACGCGCCGAAACGCTGTCAGTGGAAGAATTCTGCCGGATCGCCAATTGCCTGTAA
- the fabG gene encoding 3-oxoacyl-[acyl-carrier-protein] reductase, with protein MFDLSGRKALVTGASGGIGEEIARILHAQGATVGLHGTRVEKLEELGNSLGERVHLFPANLADRGAVKALGEKAESELGGVDILVNNAGITKDGLFVRMSDEDWDAVLEVNLTSVFRLTRELTHPMMRRRHGRIINITSIVGVTGNPGQANYCASKAGMIGFSKSLAQEIATRNVTVNCVAPGFIESAMTGKLNDKQKDAIMGAIPMKRMGTGAEVAAAVAYLASNEAAYVTGQTIHVNGGMAMI; from the coding sequence ATGTTCGATCTGTCTGGCCGCAAGGCTCTCGTTACCGGCGCATCCGGCGGCATCGGCGAAGAGATCGCCCGCATCCTGCATGCGCAGGGCGCCACCGTCGGCCTGCACGGCACCCGCGTCGAAAAGCTGGAAGAACTCGGCAATTCGCTCGGCGAGCGCGTCCACCTGTTTCCGGCGAACCTTGCCGACCGTGGCGCTGTCAAGGCGCTCGGCGAAAAGGCCGAAAGCGAGCTCGGCGGCGTCGACATTCTCGTCAACAATGCCGGCATCACCAAGGACGGCCTGTTCGTGCGGATGAGCGACGAGGATTGGGACGCAGTACTGGAAGTCAACCTGACGTCGGTCTTCCGGCTGACCCGCGAGCTGACCCATCCGATGATGCGCCGCCGCCATGGCCGCATCATCAACATCACCTCGATCGTCGGCGTCACCGGTAATCCGGGGCAGGCCAACTACTGCGCCTCCAAGGCGGGCATGATCGGCTTTTCCAAGTCGCTCGCGCAGGAGATCGCCACCCGCAACGTGACGGTCAACTGCGTCGCTCCCGGCTTCATCGAGAGCGCCATGACCGGCAAGCTGAACGACAAGCAGAAGGACGCCATCATGGGTGCCATCCCGATGAAGCGTATGGGTACCGGTGCCGAAGTCGCGGCCGCCGTCGCTTACCTCGCCTCCAACGAAGCGGCTTATGTCACCGGCCAGACGATCCATGTGAATGGCGGCATGGCGATGATCTGA
- a CDS encoding isoprenylcysteine carboxylmethyltransferase family protein, producing the protein MYSASQPAPFNQKIRLYALWLLAAAFLSAFLVSMPLWGEGSSIHEPMEVTGLVLLFTAILGRLWSILYIGSHKNSRLITDGPYSISRNPLYLFSLIGVTGIGLMFGSLLITTALVGVAFLIFHGTARREAAHLRGKFADAYGAYAADTPLLWPNFSRYRSETEVTFSTAALATTFRDAICLVALFPAVEVLEKLHAAGYLATLFYVP; encoded by the coding sequence ATGTATTCGGCATCGCAACCCGCTCCGTTCAACCAGAAAATACGCCTCTACGCGCTCTGGCTTCTCGCTGCGGCCTTTCTTTCGGCCTTCCTCGTCAGCATGCCGCTCTGGGGTGAAGGCAGCAGCATTCACGAGCCGATGGAAGTGACCGGCCTTGTTCTTCTCTTCACCGCCATCCTCGGGCGGCTCTGGAGCATCCTCTATATCGGGTCTCACAAGAACAGCCGACTGATCACCGATGGTCCCTATTCCATCAGCCGCAATCCACTCTACTTGTTCTCGCTCATCGGAGTGACCGGCATCGGCCTCATGTTCGGTTCTCTGCTGATCACCACGGCGCTCGTGGGCGTGGCATTCCTGATCTTTCACGGTACCGCCCGGCGGGAAGCGGCGCACCTGCGCGGAAAATTCGCTGACGCCTACGGCGCCTATGCCGCAGACACGCCGCTTTTGTGGCCGAATTTCAGTCGGTACAGAAGCGAAACAGAAGTCACCTTCTCGACGGCCGCGCTCGCGACGACCTTTCGTGATGCGATCTGCCTGGTTGCCCTATTCCCAGCCGTCGAAGTTCTGGAAAAGCTGCACGCTGCCGGCTATCTGGCGACGCTCTTCTACGTCCCCTGA
- a CDS encoding YicC/YloC family endoribonuclease yields the protein MPLQSMTGFARREGTSGRYRWAWELRSVNGKGLDLRLRLPTGTEHLEAEVRKLVAECFSRGNMQINLTVSASEAGVETVVNQSALAAVLSLREQLRDVIDPAPLRFDTLLAIRGIVDFREPEEQEGERAARDSDLLAGLRLALADIATMREMEGAALCQVLLGQIEAIGMLTRRIEADPSRSPQSIAARLAQQVALVLDGGLTIDQDRLYGEVALLAAKADIREEIDRLRTHVAAARDLLKKGGPVGRKLDFLSQEFNRESNTICSKSNAATVTAAGIELKVVIDQFREQVQNLE from the coding sequence ATGCCGTTGCAATCCATGACCGGATTTGCCCGCCGCGAGGGAACCTCCGGGCGTTATCGTTGGGCGTGGGAACTGCGCTCGGTCAATGGCAAGGGCCTCGATCTCCGGCTGCGGCTGCCGACCGGCACCGAACATCTGGAGGCCGAGGTACGCAAGCTCGTGGCGGAGTGTTTTTCGCGCGGCAACATGCAGATCAATCTAACCGTTAGCGCTAGCGAGGCGGGCGTCGAGACGGTGGTCAACCAGAGTGCGCTGGCCGCTGTCCTGTCGCTGCGCGAGCAGCTGCGTGACGTCATCGACCCGGCGCCGTTGCGCTTCGACACGCTGCTCGCGATCCGCGGCATCGTCGATTTCCGAGAGCCGGAAGAACAGGAGGGGGAGCGCGCCGCGCGCGACAGCGATCTCCTGGCAGGCCTGCGGCTTGCGCTTGCCGACATCGCCACCATGCGCGAGATGGAAGGGGCAGCACTCTGTCAAGTTCTGCTCGGCCAGATCGAAGCGATCGGAATGCTGACCCGCCGGATCGAAGCGGATCCGTCGCGCAGCCCGCAGTCGATCGCTGCCCGGTTGGCGCAGCAGGTGGCTCTGGTGTTGGATGGCGGCTTGACGATCGATCAGGATCGCCTCTACGGCGAGGTGGCGCTGCTTGCGGCCAAGGCCGACATCCGCGAGGAGATCGACCGTCTGCGCACGCACGTTGCCGCTGCCCGGGATCTCTTGAAAAAGGGCGGACCGGTCGGCCGGAAACTCGATTTCCTTTCCCAGGAATTTAACCGCGAATCGAATACGATCTGTTCCAAATCGAATGCCGCGACGGTCACCGCCGCCGGCATCGAACTGAAGGTCGTCATCGACCAGTTTCGTGAACAGGTCCAAAATCTGGAGTGA